Proteins encoded in a region of the Methylobacterium radiotolerans JCM 2831 genome:
- a CDS encoding K(+)-transporting ATPase subunit F: MTLDLALGACVTAGLLVYLTYALVRPERF; the protein is encoded by the coding sequence ATGACCCTCGACCTCGCCCTCGGCGCCTGCGTGACCGCCGGCCTCCTCGTCTACCTCACCTACGCCCTCGTCCGCCCCGAGCGGTTCTGA
- a CDS encoding sensor histidine kinase — MPETGRDPTRPSPDALLEAARREERTRGRLKVFLGAAPGVGKTYEMLTIGRARLKAGIDVVVGVVETHGRAETEALLDGFETIPRRSVPYHGTVLQEMDLDALLARRPALALVDELAHTNAPGSRHPKRYQDVEELLDAGIDVLTTLNIQHVESLNDVVASITRIRVRETVPDGVLDRADDIEVVDLNPDDLIQRLKDGKVYVPTHAERALKHYFSRGNLTALRELALRRTADRVDDELLGHMRANAIAGPWAAGERVLVCVNEDPRSSGLVRYAKRLADRLHAPWTALSIEGARAAALSEAERDRIAEALRLADRLGGDAVTLPGGRRIADDVLDYARSANVNHIVVGKAHRSWLFELLNGSVVHDLVRRSGAISVHVVPGEAVPDETPPRRAVAVTAPRPGFDARPYAIALAAIAAGLGAAIVAEPYAGVENADLFLLTAVVAVAVRWGLGPALAAVVAASLAYNFFFLPPVYTLTIADPTNVAAFLLFTLVAVLVSNLASRARRVAVVSQGRARATERLFGFSRKLAACGTLDDVLWATCAQVAAMLKVRVVLLLPDGQAVTVRAGYPPEDMLDEADLAAAQWAFDNDRPAGRGADTLPGAKRLFLPMRTGRGTIGVIGLDSDGTGPILSPEGRRLLDALADMGALAIERVRLVEDLDRAERAAETDRLRQALLTSISHDLRTPLASVLGAASTLRDLDAALPAEAKAELLATIIEESERLNRFIANLLDMTRLEAGAVAPNLSAQDVAETVDTALRRTQKILADHRVAVEVEADLPALALDPVLFEQVLVNLLDNAAKYAPEGSTVTVRARRAGDRVRIAVLDEGDGLPDADVERVFDKFYRVRKGDRVRAGTGLGLAISRGFVEAMGGTVTAENRRDRGGACFTVSLPVPARNAPRDIAA, encoded by the coding sequence ATGCCCGAGACCGGCCGCGACCCGACCCGCCCCTCGCCCGACGCCCTGCTCGAAGCGGCGCGCCGGGAGGAGCGGACGCGCGGCCGGCTCAAGGTCTTCCTCGGGGCCGCCCCCGGCGTCGGCAAGACCTACGAGATGCTGACCATCGGCCGGGCGCGCCTCAAGGCGGGGATCGACGTCGTGGTCGGCGTCGTCGAGACGCACGGCCGGGCCGAGACGGAGGCCCTCCTCGACGGCTTCGAGACGATTCCCCGGCGGTCGGTGCCGTATCACGGCACCGTCCTCCAGGAGATGGACCTCGACGCCCTGCTCGCCCGCCGGCCGGCCCTCGCGCTGGTCGACGAGCTCGCGCACACCAACGCCCCGGGCTCGCGCCACCCGAAGCGCTACCAGGACGTCGAGGAGTTGCTCGACGCCGGCATCGACGTGCTCACGACGCTCAACATCCAGCACGTCGAGAGCCTCAACGACGTGGTCGCGTCGATCACCCGCATCCGGGTGCGCGAGACGGTCCCGGACGGCGTCCTCGACCGCGCCGACGACATCGAGGTGGTGGACCTCAATCCCGACGACCTGATCCAGCGCCTGAAGGACGGCAAGGTCTACGTCCCGACCCACGCCGAGCGCGCGCTCAAGCACTACTTCTCCCGCGGTAACCTGACGGCGCTCCGCGAGCTGGCGCTCCGGCGCACCGCCGACCGGGTCGACGACGAGTTGCTCGGCCACATGCGGGCCAACGCCATCGCCGGTCCCTGGGCGGCGGGCGAGCGCGTGCTGGTCTGCGTGAACGAGGATCCCCGCTCCTCCGGCCTGGTGCGCTACGCCAAGCGGCTGGCCGACCGCCTGCACGCCCCCTGGACGGCGCTCTCCATCGAGGGCGCGCGGGCGGCGGCCCTGAGCGAGGCGGAGCGCGACCGGATCGCCGAGGCCCTTCGGCTCGCCGACCGGCTCGGCGGCGACGCCGTCACCCTGCCCGGCGGGCGCCGGATCGCCGACGACGTGCTCGACTACGCGCGCTCGGCCAACGTCAACCACATCGTCGTGGGCAAGGCGCACCGGTCCTGGCTGTTCGAGCTGCTCAACGGCTCGGTGGTGCACGACCTCGTGCGGCGGAGCGGCGCCATCAGCGTGCACGTCGTCCCCGGCGAGGCCGTCCCCGACGAGACGCCGCCGCGCCGCGCCGTGGCGGTGACCGCGCCGCGGCCGGGATTCGACGCGCGGCCCTACGCGATCGCCCTGGCGGCGATCGCCGCGGGGCTCGGCGCGGCCATCGTCGCGGAGCCCTACGCGGGCGTCGAGAACGCCGACCTGTTCCTGCTCACCGCCGTCGTGGCGGTGGCGGTGCGCTGGGGTCTCGGGCCGGCGCTCGCCGCGGTCGTGGCGGCCTCGCTCGCCTACAACTTCTTCTTCCTGCCGCCGGTCTACACGCTCACCATCGCCGACCCGACCAACGTCGCGGCCTTCCTGCTCTTCACCCTGGTGGCCGTCCTGGTCTCGAACCTCGCCTCGCGCGCGCGCCGCGTGGCGGTGGTCAGCCAGGGCCGCGCGCGGGCGACCGAGCGGCTGTTCGGCTTCTCGCGGAAGCTCGCCGCCTGCGGCACCCTCGACGACGTGCTCTGGGCCACCTGCGCCCAGGTCGCCGCGATGCTGAAGGTGCGCGTCGTCCTGCTGCTGCCCGACGGCCAAGCCGTGACGGTCAGGGCCGGCTACCCGCCCGAGGACATGCTCGACGAGGCCGACCTCGCGGCCGCGCAGTGGGCCTTCGACAACGACCGGCCCGCGGGCCGGGGCGCCGACACGCTGCCCGGTGCCAAGCGCCTGTTCCTGCCGATGCGGACCGGGCGCGGCACGATCGGGGTGATCGGCCTCGATTCCGACGGCACCGGGCCGATCCTGTCGCCGGAAGGCCGCCGCCTCCTCGACGCCCTGGCCGACATGGGCGCCCTCGCCATCGAGCGGGTCCGGCTCGTGGAGGATCTCGACCGGGCCGAGCGCGCCGCCGAGACCGACCGCCTGCGGCAGGCGCTGCTCACCTCGATCAGCCACGACCTGCGCACGCCGCTCGCCTCGGTGCTGGGCGCGGCCAGCACGCTGCGCGACCTCGACGCGGCGCTTCCCGCCGAAGCCAAGGCGGAGCTGCTGGCGACGATCATCGAGGAGTCGGAGCGGCTCAACCGCTTCATCGCCAACCTCCTCGACATGACCCGGCTGGAAGCCGGCGCGGTGGCGCCGAACCTCTCCGCCCAGGACGTGGCCGAGACGGTCGACACCGCTCTGCGCCGCACCCAGAAGATCCTGGCCGACCACCGCGTGGCCGTGGAGGTCGAGGCCGACCTGCCGGCCCTGGCGCTCGACCCGGTCCTGTTCGAGCAGGTCCTGGTCAACCTCCTCGACAACGCGGCCAAGTACGCGCCCGAGGGCTCGACCGTGACGGTCCGGGCGCGCCGCGCGGGCGACCGGGTCCGGATCGCCGTGCTGGACGAGGGCGACGGCCTGCCCGACGCCGATGTCGAGCGGGTCTTCGACAAGTTCTACCGCGTCCGGAAGGGCGACCGGGTCCGGGCCGGCACCGGCCTGGGCCTCGCGATCTCCCGGGGCTTCGTCGAGGCGATGGGCGGCACCGTCACGGCCGAGAATCGCCGCGACCGCGGCGGGGCCTGCTTCACCGTGAGCCTGCCGGTTCCGGCCCGGAATGCACCCAGGGACATCGCCGCATGA
- a CDS encoding response regulator produces the protein MSPAVLVVDDEPPIRKLLRMGLATQGYAVLEAPDARTALALLGREGVDLVILDLGLPDMRGHDLLRSVRASHPDLPVVVLSSRDDEGGKVEALDLGANDYVTKPFGMAELLARLRAAMRHQLAARGERPIFRVDNLSVDLVRRIVKVDEAEVKLTPREYDFLRVLVLHAGKVLTHAQLMRSVPSSSDPQYLRVYVRQLRQKLEADPERPRILLTETGVGYRLRAPDDEPAPHSRGADGATAP, from the coding sequence ATGAGCCCCGCCGTCCTGGTCGTCGACGACGAGCCGCCGATCCGCAAGCTCCTGCGCATGGGCCTGGCCACCCAGGGCTACGCCGTCCTGGAGGCGCCCGATGCGCGAACCGCCCTGGCGCTGCTCGGCCGCGAGGGGGTGGATCTCGTCATCCTCGACCTCGGACTGCCCGACATGCGCGGCCACGACCTGCTGCGGTCGGTGCGGGCGAGCCATCCGGACCTCCCCGTGGTCGTCCTGTCGAGCCGCGACGACGAGGGCGGCAAGGTCGAGGCGCTCGATCTCGGCGCCAACGACTACGTGACCAAGCCGTTCGGCATGGCGGAGCTGCTGGCGCGCCTGCGGGCCGCCATGCGACACCAGCTCGCCGCGCGGGGCGAGCGGCCGATCTTCCGCGTCGACAACCTGTCGGTCGATCTGGTCCGCCGGATCGTGAAGGTCGACGAGGCCGAGGTGAAGCTCACGCCGCGCGAGTACGACTTCCTGCGCGTCCTGGTCCTGCACGCCGGCAAGGTGCTGACCCACGCGCAGCTGATGCGCTCCGTGCCGTCCTCGTCCGACCCGCAATACCTGCGCGTCTACGTGCGCCAGCTCCGCCAGAAGCTGGAGGCGGATCCCGAGCGGCCGCGGATCTTGCTGACCGAGACCGGCGTCGGCTACCGCCTGCGCGCGCCGGACGACGAGCCGGCCCCGCATTCCCGCGGCGCCGACGGCGCGACCGCCCCCTGA
- a CDS encoding K(+)-transporting ATPase subunit C, which produces MLKQLRPALVLLTALTAITGLAYPLAMTGLAGAIFPAKAAGSLIERDGTVIGSSLIGQNFTGAGYFHGRPSATTAPDPADASKTVPAPYNAANSSGSNLGPTSAALAERVKADVEALKSENPGAPVPVDLVTTSGSGLDPDISPEAAYFQVPRVAKARNIPQDKLRDLVTARIEGRTLGVLGEPRVNVLALNLAVDDLARR; this is translated from the coding sequence ATGCTGAAACAGCTTCGCCCTGCCCTTGTCCTGCTCACCGCCCTGACGGCGATCACCGGCCTCGCCTATCCCCTCGCGATGACTGGCCTCGCCGGCGCCATCTTCCCCGCCAAGGCCGCCGGCAGCCTGATCGAGCGCGACGGCACGGTCATCGGCTCCAGCCTGATCGGCCAGAACTTCACCGGTGCCGGCTACTTCCACGGCCGGCCTTCGGCGACCACGGCGCCGGACCCCGCCGACGCCTCGAAGACGGTGCCGGCGCCCTACAACGCGGCCAATTCCTCGGGCTCCAATCTCGGGCCGACCAGCGCGGCGTTGGCCGAGCGGGTGAAGGCCGATGTCGAGGCCTTGAAGTCCGAGAATCCGGGCGCCCCGGTGCCCGTCGATCTCGTGACCACCAGCGGGTCCGGCCTCGACCCGGACATCTCGCCCGAGGCCGCCTACTTCCAGGTTCCCCGCGTCGCCAAGGCCCGCAACATCCCGCAGGACAAGCTGCGCGACCTCGTGACCGCCCGCATCGAGGGCCGCACCCTGGGCGTCCTGGGGGAGCCGCGCGTCAACGTGCTGGCGCTGAACCTCGCCGTCGACGATCTCGCCCGTCGCTGA
- the kdpB gene encoding potassium-transporting ATPase subunit KdpB, with protein sequence MSRQTSSLFSAALIGPALIGSVRKLDPRAMIRNPVMFVVEVVAVLTTILFARDLITGGSDLAFSGQIILWLWFTLIFANFAEALAEGRGKAQADSLRRTRTEMTAKRLKGPGRAYETVPGTALKVGDVVLVEAGDLIPSDGEAIEGVASVNEAAITGESAPVIRESGGDRSAVTGGTQVLSDEIKVRITAAAGSTFVDRIIALVEGASRQKTPNEIALNILLAGLTIVFVFAVASIPSFASYAGGAIPVIVLVALFVTLIPTTIGALLSAIGIAGMDRLVRFNVLAMSGRAVEAAGDVDTLLLDKTGTITLGNRQATEFRPVSGVSAQELGDAAQLASLADETPEGRSIVVLAKEKYGIRARDMAALNATFVPFTAQSRMSGVDLESASIRKGAVDAVIASLSGQPVASRGSSAALAFQPAPETAAVKETRAIAEEIAKVGGTPLAVAKNGRLLGVVYLKDIVKGGIRERFAELRQMGIRTVMITGDNPMTAAAIAAEAGVDDFLAQATPEDKLALIRKEQADGKLVAMCGDGTNDAPALAQADVGVAMNTGTVAAREAGNMVDLDSDPTKLIEIVGIGKQLLMTRGALTTFSIANDVAKYFAIIPAMFLGLYPQLQALNIMGLASPQSAILSAIIFNALIIVALIPLALRGVTYRAVGAAALLRRNLLIYGLGGVLVPFVGIKAIDLAVSALHLV encoded by the coding sequence ATGTCTCGCCAGACGTCATCCCTGTTCAGTGCCGCCCTGATCGGGCCGGCCCTCATAGGCTCCGTCAGGAAGCTCGATCCCCGCGCCATGATCCGCAACCCGGTCATGTTCGTGGTCGAGGTCGTGGCGGTGCTCACCACGATCCTGTTCGCCCGCGACCTCATCACCGGCGGCAGCGATCTCGCCTTCTCCGGCCAGATCATCCTCTGGTTGTGGTTCACCCTGATCTTCGCCAACTTCGCCGAGGCCCTCGCGGAGGGGCGCGGCAAGGCCCAGGCCGACAGCCTGCGGCGCACCCGCACCGAGATGACGGCGAAGCGCCTCAAGGGACCGGGCCGCGCCTACGAGACGGTGCCGGGCACCGCCCTCAAGGTCGGCGACGTCGTGCTGGTCGAGGCCGGCGACCTGATCCCCTCCGACGGCGAAGCGATCGAGGGTGTAGCCTCCGTGAACGAGGCCGCCATCACGGGTGAATCCGCGCCGGTGATCCGCGAATCCGGCGGCGACCGCTCGGCGGTGACCGGCGGCACGCAGGTGCTCTCGGACGAGATCAAGGTCCGGATCACCGCCGCGGCCGGCTCGACCTTCGTGGACCGGATTATCGCGCTGGTCGAGGGCGCCTCGCGACAGAAGACGCCGAACGAGATCGCCCTGAACATCCTGCTCGCCGGGCTCACCATCGTGTTCGTCTTCGCGGTGGCCTCGATCCCGAGCTTCGCGAGCTACGCGGGCGGCGCGATCCCGGTGATCGTCCTCGTCGCCCTGTTCGTGACCCTGATCCCCACGACGATCGGCGCGCTGCTCTCGGCGATCGGCATCGCCGGCATGGACCGGCTGGTCCGCTTCAACGTGCTCGCCATGTCGGGCCGCGCCGTCGAGGCGGCGGGCGACGTCGACACCCTCCTCCTCGACAAGACCGGCACGATCACGCTCGGCAACCGGCAGGCCACCGAGTTCCGTCCGGTCTCCGGCGTGAGCGCGCAGGAACTCGGCGACGCGGCGCAGCTCGCCTCGCTCGCCGACGAAACGCCGGAGGGCCGCTCGATCGTGGTGCTGGCCAAGGAGAAGTACGGCATCCGCGCCCGCGACATGGCCGCGCTCAACGCCACCTTCGTGCCGTTCACCGCACAGTCGCGGATGTCGGGCGTCGACTTGGAGAGCGCCTCGATCCGCAAGGGCGCCGTCGACGCCGTGATCGCGTCGCTGTCCGGTCAGCCGGTGGCGAGCCGGGGCTCGAGCGCCGCCCTGGCCTTTCAGCCGGCTCCGGAGACGGCCGCCGTCAAGGAGACCCGCGCCATCGCCGAGGAGATCGCCAAGGTCGGCGGCACGCCGCTGGCCGTCGCCAAAAACGGCCGCCTGCTCGGCGTCGTCTACCTGAAGGACATCGTGAAAGGCGGCATCCGCGAGCGCTTCGCCGAGCTGCGCCAGATGGGCATCCGCACGGTGATGATCACCGGCGACAACCCGATGACCGCGGCGGCGATCGCGGCCGAGGCCGGCGTCGACGACTTCCTCGCCCAGGCCACGCCTGAGGACAAGCTCGCGCTGATCCGCAAGGAGCAGGCGGACGGCAAGCTCGTCGCCATGTGCGGCGACGGCACCAACGACGCTCCAGCGCTGGCCCAGGCCGATGTCGGTGTCGCCATGAACACCGGCACGGTGGCCGCCCGCGAGGCCGGCAACATGGTCGATCTCGACAGCGACCCGACGAAGCTCATCGAGATCGTCGGCATCGGCAAGCAGCTGCTGATGACCCGCGGCGCGCTGACGACCTTCTCGATCGCCAACGACGTGGCCAAGTACTTCGCCATCATCCCGGCGATGTTCCTCGGGCTCTACCCGCAGCTCCAGGCGCTCAACATCATGGGCCTCGCCTCGCCGCAGAGCGCGATCCTGTCGGCGATCATCTTCAACGCGCTGATCATCGTGGCGCTGATCCCGCTGGCCCTGCGCGGCGTCACCTACCGGGCCGTCGGCGCGGCCGCGCTGCTGCGCCGGAACCTCCTGATCTACGGCCTCGGGGGCGTCCTCGTGCCCTTCGTGGGCATCAAGGCCATCGACCTCGCCGTCAGCGCCCTCCACCTCGTCTGA
- a CDS encoding PTS sugar transporter subunit IIA — protein sequence MTIDRILAPADVLVGLRAASKKALLEEMACRAASALGLAVETVLSALIRRETLGSTGIGDGIALPHARLEAVARPYGILARLRDPIEFDAVDDRPVDLVALLLLPTAAEGETLNALACVARRLRDPGAAAAMRGARDAAALHAAATGR from the coding sequence ATGACGATAGATCGGATCCTCGCGCCCGCCGACGTACTCGTCGGCCTGCGCGCCGCCAGCAAGAAGGCGCTGCTCGAGGAGATGGCGTGCCGCGCGGCCAGCGCCCTCGGCCTCGCCGTGGAGACGGTCCTCTCGGCGCTGATCCGGCGCGAGACCCTGGGCTCGACCGGGATCGGCGACGGCATCGCCCTGCCGCATGCGCGGCTCGAGGCTGTCGCGCGCCCGTACGGGATCCTGGCCCGGCTCCGCGACCCGATCGAGTTCGATGCGGTCGACGACCGGCCGGTGGACCTCGTCGCTCTGCTCCTGCTCCCGACCGCCGCCGAGGGCGAGACGCTGAACGCGCTGGCCTGCGTGGCGCGGCGCCTGCGCGACCCGGGGGCCGCTGCGGCGATGCGCGGCGCGCGGGACGCGGCGGCGCTCCACGCGGCCGCGACGGGCCGTTAG
- the kdpA gene encoding potassium-transporting ATPase subunit KdpA, protein MTLNGWIQIALYGAIVLALVKPLGSYMTRVFTGERTFLSPVLGPIERGLYRVSGIDDRQEQHWLAYTGAVILFHVLGFAVLYAILRLQAVLPLNPADQTAVAPDLAFNTSTSFITNTNWQSYGGETTLSYLSQMLGLTHQNFLSAATGIAVAVALIRGFARASSGTIGSFWVDVTRATLYVLLPICVPYTLFLVWQGIPQTLGAYADATTLEGAKQTIALGPVASQVAIKMLGTNGGGFFNANAAHPFENPTALSNLVQMVSIFAIGAALTNVFGRMVGDERQGWAILGAMGILFLAGVLVTYWAEAHGSSVLNSFGLTGGNMEGKETRFGIAASALFAVITTAASCGAVNAMHDSFTALGGLIPLLNMQLGEIIIGGVGAGLYGMLIFVIVAIFVAGLMVGRTPEYLGKKIEAKEVKMAMLGILCLPLMMLGFTALATVVPAGLAGPANAGPHGFTEILYAYTSAAANNGSAFGGLTANTLFYNSTLAIGMLVGRFFVKIPVLAIAGSLAAKKTVPASAGTFPTHGGLFVGLLVGVILIIGGLTFFPSLALGPVVEHLAGAAGQTFATGG, encoded by the coding sequence ATGACCCTCAACGGCTGGATCCAGATCGCGCTCTACGGCGCGATCGTTCTGGCGCTCGTGAAGCCCCTCGGGTCGTACATGACCCGCGTCTTCACCGGAGAGCGCACCTTCCTCTCGCCCGTGCTCGGACCGATCGAGCGCGGTCTCTACCGTGTGTCCGGCATCGATGACCGCCAGGAGCAGCACTGGCTGGCCTACACGGGTGCGGTCATCCTGTTCCACGTGCTGGGCTTCGCGGTCCTCTACGCGATCCTGCGGCTGCAGGCGGTGCTGCCGCTGAACCCGGCCGACCAGACCGCGGTGGCGCCGGACCTCGCCTTCAACACGTCGACCAGCTTCATCACCAACACGAACTGGCAGTCCTACGGCGGCGAGACCACGCTCTCGTACCTGTCCCAGATGCTGGGTCTGACGCACCAGAACTTCCTGTCGGCGGCGACCGGCATCGCGGTGGCGGTGGCGCTGATCCGCGGATTCGCGCGCGCGTCCTCCGGCACGATCGGCTCGTTCTGGGTCGATGTGACCCGCGCCACCCTCTACGTCCTCCTGCCGATCTGCGTGCCCTACACGCTGTTCCTGGTCTGGCAGGGCATACCTCAGACGCTCGGCGCCTACGCCGACGCCACGACGCTGGAAGGCGCCAAGCAGACCATCGCGCTCGGACCGGTGGCGAGCCAGGTGGCGATCAAGATGCTCGGCACCAACGGTGGCGGCTTCTTCAACGCCAACGCCGCGCACCCGTTCGAGAATCCGACCGCGCTGTCGAACCTCGTCCAGATGGTCTCGATCTTCGCGATCGGCGCCGCCCTCACCAACGTCTTCGGCCGCATGGTCGGCGACGAGCGGCAGGGCTGGGCCATCCTCGGCGCCATGGGGATCCTGTTCCTCGCGGGCGTCCTCGTCACCTACTGGGCCGAGGCCCACGGAAGCTCCGTCCTGAACAGCTTCGGGCTGACCGGCGGCAACATGGAGGGCAAGGAGACCCGCTTCGGCATCGCCGCCTCGGCGCTGTTCGCGGTGATCACCACGGCGGCCTCCTGCGGTGCCGTCAACGCCATGCACGACTCGTTCACGGCGCTCGGCGGCCTGATCCCGCTGCTCAACATGCAACTCGGCGAGATCATCATCGGCGGCGTCGGCGCCGGCCTCTACGGCATGCTGATCTTCGTGATCGTGGCGATCTTCGTGGCGGGCCTGATGGTCGGCCGAACCCCCGAGTACCTCGGCAAGAAGATCGAGGCGAAGGAGGTGAAGATGGCCATGCTCGGCATCCTCTGCCTGCCGCTGATGATGCTGGGCTTCACGGCGCTAGCGACGGTGGTGCCGGCGGGCCTCGCCGGCCCGGCCAATGCCGGCCCGCACGGCTTCACCGAGATCCTCTACGCCTACACGTCGGCGGCGGCCAACAACGGCTCGGCCTTCGGCGGGCTGACGGCCAACACGCTGTTCTACAACAGCACGCTCGCCATCGGCATGCTGGTCGGCCGGTTCTTCGTGAAGATCCCCGTGCTCGCCATCGCGGGCTCGCTCGCCGCCAAGAAGACGGTCCCGGCCTCGGCAGGCACCTTCCCGACCCACGGCGGCCTGTTCGTCGGGCTGCTCGTCGGGGTGATCCTGATCATCGGCGGCCTGACCTTCTTCCCCTCGCTGGCGCTGGGCCCCGTGGTCGAGCACCTCGCGGGCGCCGCCGGCCAGACCTTCGCGACGGGGGGCTGA